The following coding sequences lie in one Apium graveolens cultivar Ventura chromosome 1, ASM990537v1, whole genome shotgun sequence genomic window:
- the LOC141665285 gene encoding uncharacterized protein LOC141665285 → MWSYNTTPRSTTEETPFMLTYGYEAMVPVEVGSGSLCRDRYTEEDAEVNQRLHLDLLEEMRENSQLRLAAYQQRAARYYNKKVKGQLLKVGDLVLRKVMPNTKNPQHGVFGANWEGPYKIKAILWKGTYHLEDMEGKLVPRAWNVEHLRKYYQ, encoded by the coding sequence ATGTGGTCCTACAACACCACCCCACGATCTACTACAGAAGAAACTCCGTTTATGCTAACTTACGGTTATGAAGCTATGGTCCCTGTGGAAGTTGGTTCAGGATCGCTTTGCAGAGATCGTTACACGGAGGAAGATGCAgaggttaatcaaaggcttcatttgGATCTTTTGGAAGAAATGAGGGAAAATTCTCAGCTGAGGCTTGCGGCATATCAACAACGTGCTGCAAGGTACtataacaagaaggtaaagggacaGCTGCTGAAGGTAGGAGATTTGGTGCTCAGGAAGGTGATGCCAAACACAAAGAATCCCCAgcatggagtgtttggagctaattgggaaggaccgtacaagATAAAAGCAATCTTGTGGAAAGGCACTTATCACCTTGAGGATATGGAAGGAAAGCTGGTTCCGCGAGCGTGGAACGTggaacatctccgaaagtattatcagtaa